From the Vigna radiata var. radiata cultivar VC1973A unplaced genomic scaffold, Vradiata_ver6 scaffold_222, whole genome shotgun sequence genome, one window contains:
- the LOC106753346 gene encoding cell wall protein IFF6-like has product MAGEVPLQLLQEMQRQMQEMRAEMAAMRAERGEGRGGPSVQSVNVETVNSRSDDNQPTVQGNAENNAGSGRGVGRGNSRGGGRNGGGRGDGRGRGRGEGRGVGLNENENEGEHEVRNHGGSDGNGRGNRSEEQNGQLVGEILDQAQGLHPFTGEGNHTGE; this is encoded by the coding sequence ATGGCAGGAGAGGTCCCGTTGCAGCTACTTCAGGAGATGCAGAGGCAGATGCAGGAGATGCGGGCAGAGATGGCAGCGATGAGGGCAGAGCGGGGTGAGGGAAGAGGTGGACCTTCGGTACAGTCTGTGAACGTAGAGACTGTCAATTCTAGGAGTGATGACAACCAACCTACGGTCCAAGGGAATGCTGAGAATAATGCTGGGTCAGGGAGAGGGGTTGGAAGAGGAAACAGCAGGGGTGGAGGAAGAAACGGGGGAGGCAGAGGTGATGGGAGAGGAAGGGGACGGGGTGAGGGAAGAGGCGTGGGACTAAATGAGAACGAAAATGAGGGAGAGCATGAGGTGAGAAATCATGGAGGAAGTGATGGGAACGGGCGGGGAAACAGGTCGGAGGAGCAGAATGGTCAGCTTGTGGGGGAAATACTCGATCAGGCCCAAGGACTGCACCCCTTCACTGGTGAGGGCAATCATACCGGAGAGTAA
- the LOC106753347 gene encoding U-box domain-containing protein 29-like — MQLLKTKDFVPNRTLQSLIQIWSDSLRHSTILSPDQVLLTVSQLETHSLRSASLTKLLLFATDSHHNKLFLSKLEPLLNQLIRFLHNVDGGLIARANIQFLEQVVLLCSKETNKAYSLLLVLQRGGCDSRFASARVLQFIAADVESKILVAEKEGVVAELLKSAAPENDPALVEAALTSLIAIFAPKRNKLKLVSLGAVRALSRLLAEAELGAVAVEKVLKLVEAASSTREGRKEICEDAACVARC; from the coding sequence ATGCAACTCCTCAAAACCAAAGACTTTGTTCCCAACCGAACTCTGCAAAGCCTCATCCAGATCTGGTCCGATTCCCTTCGCCATTCAACTATCCTCTCCCCTGACCAGGTCCTCCTAACCGTCTCTCAATTGGAAACCCACTCTCTCCGCTCCGCTTCCCTCACCAAACTGCTCCTCTTCGCCACAGATTCTCACCATAACAAACTCTTCCTTTCCAAACTAGAACCcttgctcaaccaactcattCGTTTCCTCCACAATGTCGACGGAGGACTCATCGCCAGAGCTAACATTCAATTTCTCGAACAAGTCGTCCTTCTTTGCTCAAAGGAAACAAACAAAGCCTATTCTCTGCTTCTTGTTCTGCAACGAGGAGGCTGCGATTCGAGATTCGCCTCCGCCAGGGTTTTGCAGTTCATCGCCGCAGACGTCGAGTCGAAGATTTTAGTAGCCGAGAAGGAAGGCGTTGTTGCGGAATTGCTGAAGTCGGCGGCGCCGGAGAACGATCCGGCGCTGGTCGAGGCTGCGCTGACGAGCCTAATCGCGATTTTCGCGCCGAAGCGGAACAAACTGAAGCTGGTGAGTCTCGGCGCGGTGAGGGCGCTGTCGAGGCTGTTGGCGGAGGCGGAGCTGGGAGCGGTAGCGGTGGAGAAGGTTCTGAAACTGGTGGAGGCGGCGTCTTCGACAAGGGAAGGGCGGAAGGAGATATGCGAGGACGCGGCGTGTGTGGCGCGGTGCTAA
- the LOC106753348 gene encoding cytochrome P450 71D9 produces MPHGPRKLPIIGNMHNLLCSLPHRKLRDLALKYGPLMHLQLGEVSTIVISSPECAKEVMKTHDINFATRPKVLAIDVINYNCTNIAFAPYGDYWRQLRKICALELLNLKRVNSYQPIREEELFNLVKWIDAHKGYPINLTEAVLSSIYAIASRAAFGKKFKDHEKFISVINKITKVAGGFYIGDFFPSAVWLQHVTGMRHKLESVHQEADQIMENIINEHKETKSKAKGYQREATDLVDILLQYEDGSQQDFSLTRNNIKAIILDIFGGGGETSSTTIDWAMAEMMKDSRIMKKAQAEVREVFNMKGRVDENFLDELKYLKVVVKETLRLHPPTPLLLPRECGQTCEIHGYHIPAKSKVIVNAWAIGRDSNYWTEPERFYPERFIDSSIDYKGSNFEYIPFGGGRRICPGSTFAIRNLELALAMLLYHFDWKLPSGITSEELNMSEVFGLTMRRKDELYLVPFPYHPLPVI; encoded by the exons ATGCCCCATGGACCTAGAAAGCTACCTATTATAGGAAATATGCACAATCTGTTATGTTCTCTGCCCCATAGAAAATTAAGAGATCTGGCCTTAAAATATGGACCCTTGATGCATCTTCAACTTGGAGAGGTTTCTACCATTGTCATTTCATCCCCTGAGTGTGCTAAGGAAGTGATGAAAACCCATGATATTAACTTTGCCACAAGGCCTAAAGTCCTAGCTATTgatgtaatcaattacaactGCACAAACATTGCTTTTGCTCCTTATGGAGATTATTGGAGGCAACTAAGAAAAATTTGCGCATTAGAGCTTTTAAACCTAAAACGTGTCAACTCATACCAGCCAATCAGAGAAGAGGAGCTCTTTAATCTTGTCAAATGGATAGATGCGCATAAAGGATACCCCATTAACCTCACCGAAGCTGTACTTTCATCAATTTATGCAATTGCTTCAAGGGCTGCCTTTGGCAAGAAATTCAAAGACCATGAAAAATTTATATCGGTGATTAACAAAATAACCAAAGTTGCTGGAGGTTTTTACATTGGAGATTTCTTTCCTTCTGCTGTTTGGTTGCAACATGTCACTGGCATGAGGCATAAGCTCGAGAGTGTGCATCAAGAAGCTGATCAGATAATGGAAAACATCATCAATGAGCATAAGGAGACAAAGTCTAAGGCCAAAGGTTACCAAAGGGAAGCAACAGATCTTGTGGATATTCTCTTACAGTATGAAGATGGTAGCCAACAAGATTTTTCTTTAACTAGGAACAACATCAAGGCAATAATTCTG GACATTTTTGGTGGCGGTGGCGAGACATCATCAACAACCATAGATTGGGCGATGGCTGAAATGATGAAGGATTcaagaataatgaaaaaagCACAAGCTGAGGTTAGAGAGGTATTCAACATGAAAGGAAGGGTTGATGAAAATTTCCTCGATGAACTCAAATATTTGAAAGTAGTTGTGAAAGAGACCTTGAGATTACACCCTCCAACTCCTCTTTTGCTTCCAAGAGAATGTGGTCAAACATGTGAGATACATGGCTATCACATACCTGCCAAAAGCAAAGTCATAGTCAATGCTTGGGCAATTGGAAGAGATTCAAACTATTGGACCGAACCAGAGAGGTTTTATCCCGAGAGATTCATTGATAGCAGTATTGACTACAAGGGGAGTAATTTTGAATACATTCCTTTTGGAGGTGGAAGAAGGATATGCCCAGGCAGCACATTTGCTATTAGAAATCTTGAACTTGCCCTTGCAATGTTGTTGTATCACTTTGATTGGAAACTTCCCAGTGGAATCACAAGTGAAGAATTGAACATGAGTGAGGTGTTTGGGCTCACAATGAGAAGAAAAGATGAACTGTACCTAGTCCCTTTTCCTTATCATCCTTTGCCTGTCATTTGA